Part of the Candidatus Berkelbacteria bacterium genome is shown below.
TCGGTCAGGAGCGAGATATGATTGCGGTTTGGCGAGGTCAGGGAATGGGCATAAATGAGATCGGTCGACGGCTTGGTCGGTCGGGTTCGACCATCTCCCGCGAACTGGATCGGAACGGTCATCGGCAAGCTGGC
Proteins encoded:
- a CDS encoding helix-turn-helix domain-containing protein; the encoded protein is MKHTTHHTQLVGQERDMIAVWRGQGMGINEIGRRLGRSGSTISRELDRNGHRQAG